CATTTCATGACTAAGGTTGTCAACTAACTGTAATAAATCCATAGGTTATTTAATATTTCGCTTTAAAATAATTAATCGTATGCGGATGAAAATATAGAGAATAAAACCAACAGCCGTACTGGTCATGGCTGCCGTATGCTGCCAGCTGCCCGGGTGGACATCTTGCCAGAACATAAACAGAAAACCGCCGCAGAAAAGTAGCATGGCAATAAATGAATAATTCATCAATGTTTGCGACTTTTTAATGCGGTTGATGCGCTTAATGGAATTAAGCTGCTCCTGGTTACTCAGGTCAACATCGCAATATGAACAAGTCTTTGCTTTATCAGATATTTTCTTATTACAATTCGGACAATTAATAACGGCCATAACTATCTCACATAAAAAATGAATTAGGGCCTGTTTATCTTTGGAGGGGATGAAGATTTTTGAGCGGTTTTTTCACCTATCAAGGCAGAAAAATGGACCTGTAGTTATTCTACATGACATTTTTCTAACGCCGATAGGGGGAAAAACAGCCAAAAAGCTCATTCACGGCCAAAGATAAACAGGCCCTAAATATTTTACCTAAAAAAAACGCCCTTGCGGGCGTTTTATGTCAATTAATTTAGATAAATTTAAATTAAACTTGGCGTTTAAGCTGATTATGCTTTTTCTTCAACCAATTCGTTGTTCATGGACGACGGGCTATCGCTAACCTCAAGCGAATTTTTCTTTTTCATCCACAAATCAGCATTTTTGATCCCCAGGCTTTCCGGATCAAAAGTGATCTTGTCCACCCCGGACTTTCTCTGGCGTTCATAATCTTTGAGGGCTTTTATCGCCGGTTTCGACATAAAGAAGATGATGATGATACCGATGATATTCAACCAGGCCATCATGCCAACCCCGATATCCCCCATGCCCCAGGCGATATCAGCGGCTTTTACCGTACCATAGAAAGTTGCGGTCATGATGATGACTTTCAGCAGGAAGTTCAGCGCAGGCACTTTAAAAGTACGGCGGATATAGTAAACATTATTTTCCGCGATAAAGTAATAAGCCAGGATAGTGGTAAAAGCAAAGAAGAATAAGGCTATGGCAATAAACGGCTTGCCTATGCCGCTAAAGATGCTGTCAACGGCCATCTGAGTATAAACCGGGCTGTTGGCGGCAATATCGGCAGTCAGGTTTTGTACGATAAAGGCATCGCCGGCGCCATGGACATTATAAGCACCGGTGATCAGAATCATAAAGGCGGTCGCGGAACAAACAAACAGGGTGTCGATATAAACCGAGAACGCCTGTACCAGCCCCTGTTGCGCCGGATGATCTACTTCGGCAGCAGCTGCGGCATGAGGTCCCGTGCCCTGCCCGGCTTCGTTAGAGTAAACCCCGCGTTTTACCCCCCAGCCAATGGCAGCACCGACACCGGCCATAGGAGAGAAGGCATCGCCGACGATCAGCATAACAATACCCGGCAGCTGGTCGATATGTAAAAAGATAATCACCATGGCAATGATGATGTAAGCCAACGCCATAAAGGGTACCACTACCTGGGTAAAGTGAGCGATACGTTTTACGCCGCCGAAAATAATGAAGCCCAGCAACATTACAATGCCT
This genomic window from Thalassomonas viridans contains:
- a CDS encoding zinc ribbon domain-containing protein, whose amino-acid sequence is MAVINCPNCNKKISDKAKTCSYCDVDLSNQEQLNSIKRINRIKKSQTLMNYSFIAMLLFCGGFLFMFWQDVHPGSWQHTAAMTSTAVGFILYIFIRIRLIILKRNIK
- a CDS encoding alanine/glycine:cation symporter family protein translates to MQELVNTINGVIWSNALIYLCLGAGLFFSVMTRFVQIRHFKEMVRLLLSGKSSQQGISSFQALSVSLSGRVGTGNIAGVAAAIGFGGPGAVFWMWIVAFFGAATAYIESTNAQIFKEESEGQYRGGPAYYIEKAMGQKWYAWIFAIATILACGLLLPMVQSNGIGSAIESAFGGGGTVSTFLGEISYAKVITATGIVMLLGFIIFGGVKRIAHFTQVVVPFMALAYIIIAMVIIFLHIDQLPGIVMLIVGDAFSPMAGVGAAIGWGVKRGVYSNEAGQGTGPHAAAAAEVDHPAQQGLVQAFSVYIDTLFVCSATAFMILITGAYNVHGAGDAFIVQNLTADIAANSPVYTQMAVDSIFSGIGKPFIAIALFFFAFTTILAYYFIAENNVYYIRRTFKVPALNFLLKVIIMTATFYGTVKAADIAWGMGDIGVGMMAWLNIIGIIIIFFMSKPAIKALKDYERQRKSGVDKITFDPESLGIKNADLWMKKKNSLEVSDSPSSMNNELVEEKA